The following nucleotide sequence is from Streptomyces sp. NBC_00237.
CCGTCGCCGGAGTGCGGCTGAAGCACCGGCACATCCCCGGCCCGCTCGGCGTGCGCGGGCGCAACAGCGACAACCGCCGCATCGTCAAGGAGCTCGGCTGGGAGCCGGAGACTTTGCTGACCGCAGGTCTGGAGCGGACGTACCGCTGGGTGTACGACCAGGTCAGCGCCCAGCTCGACGGCCGCCCGCACTTCACCTCATGAGCGCGGTGGCGAGCGGAGGGCTCCGCGTCGACGTGCTGGGCACCCGGATCAGCGCCGTCCGTCCCGCACAGGCTGTGGACGAGATCGGCCGGTGGGTGGAGACGCCGGGGGAACGGTCGTACGTGTGCGTGACCGGGGTGCACGGAGTGATGGAGTCCGTACGGGACCCCTGGCTGCGCGGCGTCCACAACCGCTCCGGCCTCACCGTCCCCGACGGCATGCCCATGGTGTGGGCGGCGCGGCGGGCCGGAGCGCCGGACACGGCGCGCGTGTACGGGCCCGACCTCATGCTCGCGGTGCTTCGGCGGGCGGCGGAGCACGGCTGGTCCTCGTACTTCTACGGCGGCGCGGAGGGCGTGCCGGAACTGCTCGGGCAGCGGATGGCGGAGAGGTTTCCCGGGCTGAAGGTCGCCGGGGCCTGGTCGCCGCCGTTCCGGGCGCTGACGGCCGAGGAGGACGCCGAGGCCGTGCGGCGGATCAACGACTCGGGGGCCGACCTGGTCTGGGTCGGGCTCTCCAC
It contains:
- a CDS encoding WecB/TagA/CpsF family glycosyltransferase; this translates as MSAVASGGLRVDVLGTRISAVRPAQAVDEIGRWVETPGERSYVCVTGVHGVMESVRDPWLRGVHNRSGLTVPDGMPMVWAARRAGAPDTARVYGPDLMLAVLRRAAEHGWSSYFYGGAEGVPELLGQRMAERFPGLKVAGAWSPPFRALTAEEDAEAVRRINDSGADLVWVGLSTPKQERWMAEHRDRLDASALLGVGAAFDFHTGRMPQAPEWMRERGLEWAYRLAKEPRRLWRRYLRNNPAYLARTALRPPRLVGEEGR